The segment ATATTCATTTAGGTGTAGTATTGTCTTTTCATTTGGTAAAAGCACTCagactcttaatatatatatatatatatatacacacacacacaaaatgtAATAAATTAAATCTATAGTAACTGAAAAGGTATATAATAGAGTTCTGCTTTGATACCatctaaattatttataaaccaatGAAAAACGGCGAAGATATGAAGCGAGAAGAACATATTTTCACTTACTTTAACCCACCCCCACCccaaaaataacatattttcaCTTTTTATCAGTCTGGTTTTAAACTCAACGGTTTTGTTTTTGGTCAAACAAACTCAACAGTTTTTCGACATCACACTGCAACTCAATTCGATTTTTTCTTACAATTTAAATTCTCTAGAATCGATCTCTTTTGTTCAGTTGTGATACCTGGACGAGTCTAATCATTCCAAATTATCCTTAGGACTGCCTTACGATTCTATTACAACACGCCTGAAAAGCTGTGCTCCGTTCGTCTCTTGACACGTTTGTGGTTGTATATGCAAACAGAAACTCTTAACTCAGTAGGCCAATATTTCTGTTTTTGTTGACCACACCAAATGTAATATTCTGGCTAAAGGCTTTCATTGGGTTATGTGTCGTCATGtgagatttataatatttggaCACACTTTCATCCTCCCAACATTTGATGCGCATACGAAATTACTTTCAACTAACCTCTAAATTAGTCCGTGTCTTCACCTcgcccaaaaaaaaagttacctgGACATAGTATCCAATCCAGAGCTGGTAAAAAGAGACAGACACTTGAGGACCTTTTTATTGGCACCTACACTAGGAGTACAATAAAAATCTGTTTTGACTGAAGTACGGTTTCCTTTGCTTCTAGGAAGAAGAAAAACGTGAAAAATTACACAAAATTACCacctttctcttttcttttgaaGGTGGAACTGCTAACAAAACAAGTCaattagtaaatataattttagcaAAATGAACTATAGTAAATACTTTTGGGACTATTTATTGGGTTGTCTTATCAATTAGAGATGATTGTTTTCGCGTAATATAGCCAATAAATAGAAGGTATGTATATGTCCATAGGGCAATGAGGAAATATCCGGTAAGGGTGCCAAGTTCGTCACCATTAAACTGCATTGTTGCATGTCTGGTCTACACAGTAGTCAGTAGTGAAGGTTGTTTGGGAGGGAAAAGTAGGGTTTCTCATCCGAAAACTATTTGATGCCAAATTTAGGTATCTATCAATTGGAAGCAATATTCTGAAAACCACAAGTATGGATTATGTTTAGGCACTTCGTCCGGAAATCGGAATTTTCTTATGTACATTAGTGATTTATTATGAATGAAAGCAAGATAAGTACGGTTAGACTGTTCTCCGACATTTTCGTTCGAATGTTTTGTGAGCATACTTTTGTGATTTCTCCCTTGCCTCTTTTGTCAGCCTATGCCTCTCTCTCTTATAAGAGAGAAAACATGACGAAATATCAATTTTCATGATCTCTGGGTTAGATAGTGCAGCCACAATTGAATAGTCTGTGGATTTCCGTCATGATTGTACAGAACTTTTGGGAATAGTAATGACATGTCTATTTCTATCGAATTGATGATCAACTCATGAGGTCCTCTTGCTACGTGTACTCCGGATTTGATGTGGTTAATTTGGTCCCAACAAAGATATTCACAGAAATCCAAGAGTTGAATTTAGCTCATAAGTTGACTTTTTGTTAACAAGCATTTAATGTGACAGTATTAAGCCTCCTtagttataacttatatatatatgatcaaatCTCCAACCGATTGGTTACATACTTACATTAATATAGAACTGATCATTAAAATAACTCCGGTCATCGACGCATTTTTAGCAAATTAAAGCCGTTATAACACATTAAAATCCAACTACTCCAAAAAAAGTCCTCTCTTGAAATTATGTTATatcatatgttttcttttaactTTGACTGACAGAAAATTAAGTGTTTACTATCAAAAGTTATATTGAAATTCaggaaaaataattttaaaacaaaacttatcTTCAAGACATCACTTATACTAAAACAGGTAAAATGCCATGTTCTGAATCCATAAATTTGCTTGAATGGTTTGCTAGcaaaaataatatactttataTTATGGTGGCTCTATTCTATATTTATGAGAAggtcaaaactcaaaaaagtgttttaaaatttccatCTTAATTGTTATGCAATGATCACTCTTATTTTTGTCAAAACTAAAGACAAATGGGAAACAAATGGAATATAAAATTCGGTATTCACATGCTGCAATTCTTTATTTTCTCTATTTCTAATTTTCTACAAGGCGCGCAAGTCTTAAGGGCTCCTATCTCCCCTCCATTGACCAAACTTTAAATCTGTaatgcaacaacaacaactgtCCCAAACATCCCCTCCAAACACTTTCAACAACTCTCTTTTTATCAATCTCATAAAAACATGCATTTGTTACGTTCAAATCCGCTTGTTCGCACTAATAACCAAATGCATATTGTCATCCATTATACATATCACCATTCTAAGCCTGATTCGtattgtttgttgttgttatctATTGTTTGAAACAGTGCCATCAAACCTCGTGTTAATGCAATCCAGACAACACGACCAATAATTCATACATATACGATTTAAGAGATGATGAAAGAgaggaataaataaataaaaaggaaacttaTAAATCTATGTGAAGAATGAAAAAAGGGATAAAAAAGAGGTTTAAGGAGAAGCAGAGTGATTTCGATCAAAGTGAAGAAGCTGAGCTGCACATTTGGGGCAATCTTTCAAGAGTTTAGGTACCATGTAATAAATATAACAAGCTTTGCAACCAGCTACCACAAGAACTTCATTCTCTTCTTCGTGATTCTCTATAGATGACTCTGATGATGATACTTGGCTTTCATGATAAGAGCTATCGTCTTCTGAAACAACAGTTACATCCGATTCTCCACTGAAATCATCATAtgcattgttgttgttgtttattCCGGTGTTCCGGTTTATGTAGTAAACCTCTCCTGtctaattaaacataaaacaaaCGTCCAGGTTTCAATTAAAAAGTaactataattttaaatcttgaaAACTACTTTGATGCTAAGGCTAATAGCTTTTTTTATGCGCAACCGCTAAGGCTAATAGCTTAATCCCCAgaagtaatatttttataaactagTGCCAGAAAGAATAAAGAGGAAACATAATGATTctgctttctttctttctttgcaaTGCAGAAAAATGCACCCCAAGTcctgaaagaaaacaaatatggACGAGATTTTTTATATGTAAATCtctatatgtatatgttttcttTGTGATTGATGATGATATACAAGAGAACATTGCTTTGTTCTAAAACAAACATCCGGCAGATTCAATAGAAAAAAAGAACGTAAACTGAGCCATGAAACTTTCCAAGTGAAATTCTTCTACAAAGAAAAATTCAGTTAGGGTTTATGTTTTGGTAATGAAATCAAGAATGGAAGCAAACCCTGTGAGCAATTATAGACAATAGAGACAAGGCTTGAAGTAATAAATGCAACACAAGTAAACAGAAAAAATCAATTATAAAGGAAACCAAAGAAGTTACATTTGTCATACCACAAAACTGACAAATGATTGTCCTCAAACTCAAAGTTTCTCCCAATCAGGAAAAAACAGAAGAAAAGTAATCTGATTTTGTTTACCTTGAGATTAAGACACTGTTCCAAATGACAAGGAACAGAGATGTGAGAATTTATCTCCAACGTTCTATCTGAGATTGGTACATCATCTTCGAAACTCCTTCTCCGGTTACTCAATGAACATTTCTGCATCATTCCCTCTAGATATTTCGATGCAGAAAGGAAAGGAGAGGAGAAAGGAAGAATAATCAACCAAAAAGAGAGCTTTAAAAGGATTTAAAACGTAGAAACATTATTAAATTAAGGAAGGGCACAAAACAAAGACTTTTAAGGGTAAACTCGGAATTTCCATGATGGAATTGGTCCACGCGTCGAGTGGGTTTGAGCGCGTGTGGATTGTTGGGCCAAGAGGAAAGCTGGAGGCCGTAGCTGTCCCTGTCAGGCGCACAATAACGACAACTGAGCCTCGCATTTGGTCGCACGTCCCATGTAAAACGAACATACGACTACTTCTACACACGCGTGACATTTAGATAGTTTATCATGGTTTAGGTTAGTGGCCAGTTTAACTAAAATATCTTACTTCAAATCAACTGGCACAATTTTTCCGTATCTCTCTTTCAGATGTTCCTAATAAGGACTCAAAAGCCAGATATATTGAACAAATGAACCAAATCATTTTGATAGTATTCGAAGATCATTATTTGGTATTCACAAAACAGAGAACATAGACTACGACTAAATCAATGATACGTAAGAGTTGAATCTGATCATGCATTTCAGAACATTTTACCAAGATTACCTAAGCACAAATACAGATCAAATTCTTGTTCAAAAGTGAAAACACCAACACGACAAGAAGCAAAACACAACACTTGTTCAGAGAACCGTAAATGACTCCTGGAAAGACCCATAACATTGTTCAACAGTTGAAGCGTTTTAAAGGAGATGATTGATAAGTATGAGACATTATAGCAACTGACAGAATAGGAAGTGGAGGAAGGAAAGATTTAGTCTTCTGTGTAGTTGACCGCGAGGTCCCAGTAGTGAGCGACACCAGCATCCGTGAAAACTTTTTTGGCAGCAGATTCAGTTAAGCACTCTTGTACAAGAAACCTATGAAAACTCGGTTTCCCAACGCTTCCTTGCCAAACTAACCAGCACTTGTTGTTTCCACCATTCTCTTCTTCGTCATCGTTTTCTTCCTCTCCTTCCTTCTCATCCTTCTTCACTGCTTCTGCCCAGTTTATCCGCCTCAGCATCAGTTTCCCGTATCTCTTTATGGCTTTGCTCTTaccctccaccaccaccacactCATTTCATCTGTCATCACGCTACACCCGGTTAATCTGTTCTCCCTAGCGTTCATCTCCACCTTGAATCTCGTCTTAGGATGAGAGAGCTTGTTGATCTTGTACACCGACACTATTGTCTCGATCGTTGTTGGATCATCGAAAAGCTTCCTCTCTTTCTTCTCACGTTTCTCTGCAGGTGTTAGCTTCCGTGCTGCGTTCCTGTCCGTGTGAGCCTGTTCACGTTCGGCTGCTGCTGTGCGGATCTCCTTCTCAAGCTTGGTTGGGTCTTGCGTTGCTTCAGACCCAAGAACCTTCATCAGATTGCTCATTTTCACCTTTGCTTTTGGTGGTTCAAGCAACCCTTGTCTGATCATCTCCTGTTTCTCCTTTTCTTTTGCCAGACGCCTCTGGGTTCGAAGTTTCTTCTGCTCCCTCTTTGTCAGTTTAAGAGGCTGGGGTGGTGGAGGCGCTGCCTCTGCAGGTGGCTCTATGGGACGTGGATGCTCTATGTAATGTGTTAGTTTTTCTGTCTTCAGATCGCTATCGGTAATGGTACCATCAGCTATGTCGCCATACACGCCATTTGTGAGGACAGCTGCATCCCTGAAAGACAAACAAAACTATAAGCTAAGAAAACCCATTATGAACGTACACAGAAAACTGAGACCAAACCAGCACGGCACAAAGCCACCAGTTAACTATTTGGTCTGAATCGAAAAAAGGTAACTAAGTGGTTCACAATAATAAGATGATTCATTGTTACCATATTCTAATAGTAATCACCCTGGTGCTGATTACAGAATAATACAAACTATCAGAAGTAATAGGCGGCAAACTAATGAGCACACTAAGCCAACAGTCAAAGAGATCAACAATTGCAATATTATGTATACACATCCAGACGAAAAGAAATGGGAGAATAATTCTAAATCGAAATGATAACCAACAGGAACCTTAGCTACAGTTATGGTGATTGTAGTATGACTTTCATCCAATACCCTAGATGTTACAAGTTTAGTTTGATAATTGTAGTATGACTTGTTCTCCTCAAGGTTATGCCATGTTTAGCGTCATCAGATAAACATTGGAAACAAAACAACTCAGCATCAACAAAAAGGTAAAGTGGGAAGAATTACGTACCACCACTCAACATCTGGGATTATCTCCTTGGGCTTCTCTTTTCTCGGGGCACGTTCTGATACCTCGATCAAATTTGGATTTATATCATCCCTGGCCTTAGCCAGATGCGCTTGCTTCACCTTCAGCTCTCTTGCTTTTGCTTCACCAAATTGACTCTacaaatcaaacatcaaaataACACACTGAAACATCAGCAAAGGCCACCAAGAATGAAATGGTTAAAAAGAATCCATCATAGAAAAAGACAACGCGTACCCTCAACTTCAAACTCTCAGCATCTCTTGTCCATTTACCTTCCTCAACAAACTGAAAACTCATACGCTTGGGTCTCAAAATCTTGTTTTTGTCAATCCCCATCCTCGGATCAAAGTGGGGGTTTTCTTCTGGATTTACTTCCAGTTGAGGTTTAAGAATCTGAAAGGCATCTTTCTTCTGTTTGTTGATATTAACCTGTAGATATCCAAGTATATTAGGAGCTcgatcattaaaaaaaatacaaagtttAGACATTTAAATTCACTTTATTGACCTTTAATGTACTAAGATTGCTTGGCTTAGTCACGCTAATCACATTTCCATGTTCATCTATCTCCCTTCCAAGGGCATCCACACGCAGAACAGGAGCCTTTGCAGGTTTCTGTTGAACAGCCATCGTCTCTGCAGGTGTCTGTCCTAGAAGATAATTGATAATGGTAGGAAACTCTGGATCCTGACGGTACCCCATCCTAGCTGCCACCTCCTGAGCTCTCTTAACAGCTTCAATGTTGACCTTATTCCCAAGGCCAGGCAAGACAGCATGTGGTAATGCTGAAGCAGAAGATGTTCCTGCAGAGACAGCAGGAGTGGTAGTCGATGGTGGCACTCTAGCATGTGGGCTACCTTCTGAAGCCAACTTAATACCTTGATTCGCCTGCGTAAAGAAGAGTTATCAAACTACAAAGTTCCCTCCAAGAAACAAATGATGAATGCACAGATCCGGATATCTTACCGAAGAAAGTTTCTTAAACCTGTCGGCTAATCCCTTTCCAAGCTGAATAGCTTTCTTAGCTTTAGCTAATGCATCAAGAGACAAGTTTGAACTACTTTGCCCGGAAGTTCTTCCATCTGTACTAGATTTTCCATGAACCTCATGAGACCTGACAATACTCTTATTTTCATCCGTTGTGGATATTGAAGATACCTTAGTGAGCAGGGTTTGACTAGGGGCTAAAGACGTTTCCGAAGCTAAAGAACTATGCGAAGTGACGCCCTGCACATAGACAAATAGATACGAGCTTTTCAAACACCATTCGAAATGAAACCATCAACAAATCTATCGAAGCTGAGAAGAAATAAACTCACAGTGGAGACGTCACTAGCTGCGTTCGTAGCCCTAGAACCCTCACTCACTTGATCATTTTTGCTCTCATCCTCAAACCTGCTTCTCctctcaccaccaccaccactcccATCAGAGAACCTAGATCTCTTCTTCCCTTCCTTATTCCCGttctcctcctctctctctttcctcttGCTCCTCGTTTCCTTATCTTTACTTCCTTCGTGAGACCTCTCCCTATCTCTACTCCCTTCCCTCTCGCTTCGCTCGACAGATCTCCTTCTCTCCCGAGTTCTATCTCTCTCATCCTCCCTATCCTCGCGCCTCGATGACCGGTGGTGATCTGAATCGCGACGCTTCGAATCGCCATCGCGATGGCGGCGTCCGGCTTCGCGTTCCGGCGAACGATCCGCACTCGAATCACGATCGCGATCGTCCCTGGTGCTCCTGTATCTCTCCTTATCCATGGCGATTTAGGGTTTCTTCCTCACATTCCCCTTCGAGTCTTTTATTATAACCGAAACCCCTTCCCACAACCGGAATAAACCAGCGAGTCGTGTAAAAGCAGAAATCGATAAAGACTCTCGAATCAAGTATTCGCTGACCACTAGTCAAGCTTGCAATATGGGCCCAAGCCCATTTCTAATTCCTCTTCAAAGTTATGGGCTTTAAAATCGTTTTTTCTCTTTGTTAGAAAATGAAGCTATTTAAGCTCAAAATCGAaatgtaagaaaaaaacatggggaattcggccaaaaaaaacctcaactttacacgaattgccaaaacaaacatgaactttggggctgaccaaaaaaacaccaaactttcattgactttagaattaattaacaatattttcgctgacttgccaatttagcacgccgtcaacaaatttaacagaaatatttgacgtcgtttattgttgacgttaagtgaaacgacgtcgttttcaaatgagatgaaacgacgtcgttttacatgatttgaaattaaaaatatgtaaacacctggattcgaacccaggttggttggtcaaatgggaatatattttaccactgggctactggcactttcaatgtacttactaatatgttaacttttatttggtacatattaaatataaaaaattctctaaaaacttaataagatctttaaaattccaaaaaattaaaaaaataaagaagatttttataaaattaatttagaaattaaaattaaaaataaaattttatttttctttttaaaaaataaaaactcttccaaaattttctaaaaacttaaaaagatctttaaaattccaaaaaattgaaaaaataaagaaattttttataaaattaattttggaattaaaatagaaaataaaattttattttttcttttcaaaaaaataaaaaatcttccaaaattttcaattttttaatacatttgctaaaagttgaaattaattatacacacataaaaagttgataattctaactttaattttttgcattttattataatttttaaaaatttggatttttttttaaaaaatgaaaattttggaattttttttgatttttttaaagaaaaacaaatatttaattttaattcaaaattaattttatgaaatttttggaagattttttttattttttttaaagaaaaataaaattttattttcaattttaatttcaaaatttatgttataaacattttctttatttttttcaattttttggaatttaaagttcgtt is part of the Brassica rapa cultivar Chiifu-401-42 chromosome A09, CAAS_Brap_v3.01, whole genome shotgun sequence genome and harbors:
- the LOC103838992 gene encoding uncharacterized protein LOC103838992 — translated: MMQKCSLSNRRRSFEDDVPISDRTLEINSHISVPCHLEQCLNLKTGEVYYINRNTGINNNNNAYDDFSGESDVTVVSEDDSSYHESQVSSSESSIENHEEENEVLVVAGCKACYIYYMVPKLLKDCPKCAAQLLHFDRNHSASP
- the LOC103838996 gene encoding protein RDM16 isoform X1, with protein sequence MDKERYRSTRDDRDRDSSADRSPEREAGRRHRDGDSKRRDSDHHRSSRREDREDERDRTRERRRSVERSEREGSRDRERSHEGSKDKETRSKRKEREEENGNKEGKKRSRFSDGSGGGGERRSRFEDESKNDQVSEGSRATNAASDVSTGVTSHSSLASETSLAPSQTLLTKVSSISTTDENKSIVRSHEVHGKSSTDGRTSGQSSSNLSLDALAKAKKAIQLGKGLADRFKKLSSANQGIKLASEGSPHARVPPSTTTPAVSAGTSSASALPHAVLPGLGNKVNIEAVKRAQEVAARMGYRQDPEFPTIINYLLGQTPAETMAVQQKPAKAPVLRVDALGREIDEHGNVISVTKPSNLSTLKVNINKQKKDAFQILKPQLEVNPEENPHFDPRMGIDKNKILRPKRMSFQFVEEGKWTRDAESLKLRSQFGEAKARELKVKQAHLAKARDDINPNLIEVSERAPRKEKPKEIIPDVEWWDAAVLTNGVYGDIADGTITDSDLKTEKLTHYIEHPRPIEPPAEAAPPPPQPLKLTKREQKKLRTQRRLAKEKEKQEMIRQGLLEPPKAKVKMSNLMKVLGSEATQDPTKLEKEIRTAAAEREQAHTDRNAARKLTPAEKREKKERKLFDDPTTIETIVSVYKINKLSHPKTRFKVEMNARENRLTGCSVMTDEMSVVVVEGKSKAIKRYGKLMLRRINWAEAVKKDEKEGEEENDDEEENGGNNKCWLVWQGSVGKPSFHRFLVQECLTESAAKKVFTDAGVAHYWDLAVNYTED
- the LOC103838996 gene encoding protein RDM16 isoform X2, which gives rise to MDKERYRSTRDDRDRDSSADRSPEREAGRRHRDGDSKRRDSDHHRSSRREDREDERDRTRERRRSVERSEREGSRDKETRSKRKEREEENGNKEGKKRSRFSDGSGGGGERRSRFEDESKNDQVSEGSRATNAASDVSTGVTSHSSLASETSLAPSQTLLTKVSSISTTDENKSIVRSHEVHGKSSTDGRTSGQSSSNLSLDALAKAKKAIQLGKGLADRFKKLSSANQGIKLASEGSPHARVPPSTTTPAVSAGTSSASALPHAVLPGLGNKVNIEAVKRAQEVAARMGYRQDPEFPTIINYLLGQTPAETMAVQQKPAKAPVLRVDALGREIDEHGNVISVTKPSNLSTLKVNINKQKKDAFQILKPQLEVNPEENPHFDPRMGIDKNKILRPKRMSFQFVEEGKWTRDAESLKLRSQFGEAKARELKVKQAHLAKARDDINPNLIEVSERAPRKEKPKEIIPDVEWWDAAVLTNGVYGDIADGTITDSDLKTEKLTHYIEHPRPIEPPAEAAPPPPQPLKLTKREQKKLRTQRRLAKEKEKQEMIRQGLLEPPKAKVKMSNLMKVLGSEATQDPTKLEKEIRTAAAEREQAHTDRNAARKLTPAEKREKKERKLFDDPTTIETIVSVYKINKLSHPKTRFKVEMNARENRLTGCSVMTDEMSVVVVEGKSKAIKRYGKLMLRRINWAEAVKKDEKEGEEENDDEEENGGNNKCWLVWQGSVGKPSFHRFLVQECLTESAAKKVFTDAGVAHYWDLAVNYTED